The DNA sequence ATTTAATGACTGGTCGGCCAGAGATATTCAAAGTTGGGAATATGTTCCTTTGGGACCATTTTTAGGTAAAAATTTCTGTTCTACAATTTCACCGTGGGTTGTCACTTTAGAAGCCTTAAAACCTTTTAGAACGGAATCTCCAAAACAGGAACCGGAAGTTTTAGATTATCTAAAATTTGAAGGACAACAAAATTTTGACATTAATCTTCGGGTTTATATTCAACCGGAAAATGGCAAAGAGAATTTAATTTCACAAAGCAATTACAAATTCATGTATTGGAATATGTTGCAGCAATTGGCTCATCATACGGTAAATGGTTGTAATGTAGAAGTTGGTGACATGTACGCTTCCGGAACAATTTCTGGAACAGATAAAAGCTCTTTCGGGTCGATGCTCGAATTAACTTGGAGAGGAACTGAACCTTTGCAATTATCAGACGGAACTGAACGTAAATTCATTAATGATAATGATACTGTGATTATGAGAGGTTATGCTGAGAAAGAGGGAATGCGGGTTGGATTTGGTGAAGTTAGAGGGAAAGTATTGGCGGCGAAGTAAAGAATATATTAACACATAAGTTTACTTTAAATAACTCTTATTTAGTAAACATTAGGGCACATAAGGTGACTGTTTTAATTTTAAATTTTAGAATTATGGAAATCACTCAAAAATATATTAATGAACTGAGCTATGAAATTACGGGTGCTTGTATTGAAGTTCACAAAATACTTGGTCCAGGACTTTACGAAAACATTTACCATCAATGTCTCAAAAAAGAACTGGATTTATTAAATCTAAAATTTAAATCAGAGTTAACAATTCCATTTGATTACAAAGGAGAAATTATTGATTGTATGGTAAAATGCGATTTTTTAATCGAAGACCTTATTGTTTTAGTAATAAAAGCAGTTAGTGAATTCTTTAACATCCATCGTGTTCAAACCATGAATTATATGAATTTATTGAAAGTTCCCAAAGCAATTCTCGTAAATTTTAATGTCAAAAATTTATATCACGAAGGTCATGAAACATTTGTAAGTAGATATTTCAGTCAGTTAAAATAATAAAACATCATTTATT is a window from the Kaistella flava (ex Peng et al. 2021) genome containing:
- a CDS encoding GxxExxY protein, coding for MEITQKYINELSYEITGACIEVHKILGPGLYENIYHQCLKKELDLLNLKFKSELTIPFDYKGEIIDCMVKCDFLIEDLIVLVIKAVSEFFNIHRVQTMNYMNLLKVPKAILVNFNVKNLYHEGHETFVSRYFSQLK